Genomic window (Planococcus sp. MSAK28401):
CTGTCGATTAAATCTCCAGTGATGAAAATAACATCCGGATTCGCCGCTTCGACTTTATCCAATAGGGATTGCTGTTGGTCTCCAAACTCGGCGTTGTGGAGGTCCGATACTTGGACAATGCGTTTGCCGGCAAATGCATCCGGCACTTTTTCCGATTGGACCGAATATTCGGTCGTGACAATCCAGTTATTATTGACCCAGGCGAACCCCAGCAGGAGCAATGCCACAAAAATTAATGCGATCAGTTTCTTCATATGCTATTCCTCAATTCATTGGTGTAACCCGTGCGTCCATCGTATTGGCCACTGTGCGGGCGTCTTGGTTTGGCATCATAGCTGTTCCGCTTGAACGGCCAATCCATTGCAGCAGGAAAGCTCTCTAGCGCTGCCAAATCCTGTTCTTATTCTACCAGCATTCGCCCAAAAGAAAAGCAATCAGCTAATCGCTGATCGCTTCTATACTTTCGTTTTTGCATGGTTTCTTTTCGTGAACCAAATGCCCAGTGCCGCCAGTCCTATCAGGCATGCAAGCGAGATGGCGAGTGTCCAGGTCAACGCTGCCGCACCCGGCCCGATATCCAGAAAGGACGCCGCATAATTCGGAAGCTTTAACGGCGACCATTCCCAGCGGTTGCCGAACAGGCTGTCGACAAGCTGTAAAATCAGCAAGGTGGCAAGCGTTAACCCAGCGGCCAATCCTGCATTCGGCATAGACGCACTCGCGAATAAAATCAAAGTAACGACCAGCACCATCCATAAGCTATAAGTCGCCGCAAACGCCAAGAACTCTCCGAACGGTACCGCTGAAAACAGCACCGCCGTATAATAATAACCCGCCAAAAATCCTGTCCACATGCTAATCAATGCCACGATGGAAGCCATCAGCCATTTACTGAGGAAATAGG
Coding sequences:
- a CDS encoding ABC transporter permease, whose amino-acid sequence is MNQFSTLLLKEWRENLRNYKIFWIPVVFILLGVTEPLSNYFLPQILDATGGLPDGAVIELPDPEPEQLLVAVMGQFQLIGMLVLVLAYMGSIAGERRNGTATLLYVRPLSYVSYFLSKWLMASIVALISMWTGFLAGYYYTAVLFSAVPFGEFLAFAATYSLWMVLVVTLILFASASMPNAGLAAGLTLATLLILQLVDSLFGNRWEWSPLKLPNYAASFLDIGPGAAALTWTLAISLACLIGLAALGIWFTKRNHAKTKV